A single region of the Salmo salar chromosome ssa16, Ssal_v3.1, whole genome shotgun sequence genome encodes:
- the LOC106574270 gene encoding immunoglobulin superfamily member 10 — MDAQLKMASPAAFILILSILMVPVTSLPCPRQCTCPQATEVHCTFRSLLTVPAGIPRQVERMNLGFNTINHVTQTSLAGLRKLELLMMHGNDLYNIPNGAFRDLMSLQMLKMSYNKLKEINRHTLQGLWSLTRLHLDHNHLEFIHPDTFQGLTSLRLLQLEGNRLQQLHPSTFSTFSMMGHFHVSTLRHLYLSENRLTSLPQKLLGGMPQLENLFLHGNPWTCDCRMKWFADWDKNSPGVLKCKKDRAYPGGQLCFMCYSPKNLRMKEVLGLDTLVCSSPVITSPDQPTTQEDTETEVMTLEEFKGSFGNITLGLTDEHGNKVDLECSVGEPRRESSKVSWEQVNPLQLAYNVSISVDLECPINRDNYERLWRLIAYYSDTPAHLQREIMLTKEPVPSYRYRQDLERDALYYTGVKANMVAQPSWLMQSSVDLQLNRPQSTGKSVKLILSTHLTQTVEPELERRHRRTWVMIENTNTTRTVLSVVVGSPAVMDCNVLSSGDTVVRWMLPDGTQLEAPYSSPDNRVSVLSTGRLDIKAVGHSDSGIYYCIAQVSDDLSVLPFRLTVEESSRPPPLGGDEMAPTLVEGFTGVPLTLNCVVSGSPDPEINWILPDSNIVSHRANSSRALVYSNGTLRVPESRLTDSGYYKCVAMNQHGVYSLATKVTLTRQLGAEIRPLRRMRPQSASGVNTRVKAPMEDTEEASGDDEDTQEEVPSSPSSSSFSSSSSPSRVELMNRRRGQSSNRGGGHPFRNTWRRPAVPRKPTTTGTNDEDKKNTVETRRRINVANKNIDPEKWADILAKIRDKNGQGNTNITPSSTHLTTKKKQESTTTASAKQTEYPDNIEGSTDDIHEEEEEELYTPTTIPHTRHTTYTTDSDVDTATNHALFTQPVTEPVTSVPPHLLSNTVVHTETQSRHTVTHTHSQTLGQQHVNVWTSSSNNDSSLEKQSTTTTALTTDVDAVTESDISPTSEDNQGAKDANGPSVVNSFNEGSDTYLDRAELDPSLTTATVRGYSESETERDEFYHSLTETQSTTAKLDTDTQLKQHTRSNITHLPLTTPSPRTELTSAVNMRKETPGEVATRLRNQNSRRRNGGGGRRRRPNAGRKKPKPNNPLRSDFTTAATPKDALPTTTKATTATWIKIEAFDKAKSKTDRFNTAVPSTGSQATSSGRVSHEENTVDSLYEDRIDPSVKPTTRSETKDTLSPHAKPLFRSTTAPPASPTTSLTETYKQTAQSSHHRTAPESASQTPNTQSPVPEHSDVHTTASQGTFTSIPLPAVKLTETTQRGGSVTVDLHPVPSPDKSPENRNTRPGVPADGQLHTPDYRYTTGTTEVKKAPVKESDSVSPSIRHEITTHTPGASTKESFHEKAEHEKARVSTTERLVTSESSYRGSGSDKTATVKPRTTFDGHYNIRESTSTTGKDQTPVENVPVSVAATTTKDVTPTMSPVTSTSLRTFIVFPSRVRPQIPVLNTPSTRVRAQPSSRTVEVPSNSNHIPDSHRERVLISQPDRRNNPILNREDSILITRSDPNRQPPPADSHTTTKLESTDIKPDPVIGVKPTTTEPRTPHRTVTITNTQMVKQTTITTTLASTTTKSFSQTSSVSSSRPQSPSSGGQRTETRTQTQGLSAGVSGGGQRPSVAGPVVRGKPRITNVDVRTVTVNAEMDAQLPCVAVGEPKPFLSWTRVSTGATVAQNTRVQRFEVHPNGTFIIRNSQPQDRGQYLCMVQNQYGVDKMVVSLMVLAQHPRVLQPRYRDVTVYHGDGIDLECQVQGHPMPRVTWVLPDRIHLAAPPAPGPANPASGPQPGPQSGPKHVNLLSNGTLRITQASHTDRGIYKCIGSSVVGADTVSVRLHVAALPPVIQQPRYENMSLPEGSTAYIHCTAKGAPTPIMRWTTPDGVQLLTSQFVNGRNFFVFPNGTLYVRGLGQGDAGRYECVASNAVGASRRTSILTVLRLPSSTKARITSSSPQRSDVVYGELLRLDCIATGKPEPRIVWRTPSKKLVDSQYSFDPRIKVFTNGSLAIQAMTEKDDGDYLCVARNKMGDDYMLLRVNVLTKPAKIEQKQLLASQKVMYGGDLKVDCVASGLPNPEIRWALPDGTMINTLKQTDSRVRGGRTRRYVVFDNGTLYANDVGMREEGDYTCYAENQIGKDEMKVHVKVVADPPIIREKTQSPRVIRVLYGETVSLKCSAKGEPTPVITWLSPTHQAIASSPTKYQVHNDGTLVVKKAQRFDAGNYTCTARNSAGQDRKVTKVEVLVTAPTINGLRGMVNTIRVTAIRDQRTMLACEAMGTPIPRVMWVLPENVILPVPYYGSRITVHRNGTLDIRSPKGTDSAQLACIARNEGGEARLMVHLEVREMVERPQLRGPKTESLSLTIGSTMTLNCSFQGGPAPPTVTWILPNGSPLMRGAQFSKFFHRPDGSLVITNPSVSESGMYRCLARNVAGLVERTITLAPERKPEINNRYHSPISIMNGESLQLHCLSTGDPLRLTWTLPSGVVLGRPQRAGRYAVLANGTLAIQQASVYDRGSYVCRVANEYGSALLSVPVIVIAYLPRITNGPPPVMYARHGVAVQLNCVATGIPRAEIAWETPDRTRLAVSAQPRLFGNKYLHPQGSLIIQNPTQRDQGFYKCTARNVIGVDTKATYLHVF, encoded by the exons ATGGATGCGCAGCTGAAGATGGCCAGTCCCGCCGCATTCATATTGATACTGTCCATACTGATGGTGCCAGTTACAAGTCTCCCCTGCCCGCGCCAGTGCACGTGCCCTCAGGCCACAGAGGTGCACTGCACGTTCCGTTCCCTGCTCACCGTGCCCGCCGGCATACCCAGACAAGTGGAGCGCATGAACCTGGG GTTTAACACCATAAACCATGTGACTCAGACCTCTCTGGCTGGGTTGAGGAAGCTGGAGCTTCTGATGATGCATGGGAATGATCTCTACAACATTCCCAACGGGGCCTTTAGGGATCTCATGTCCTTACag ATGCTGAAGATGAGCTATAACAAACTGAAGGAGATCAACAGACACACTCTCCAGGGTCTGTGGTCTCTGACCAGACTCCACCTGGACCACAACCATCTGGAGTTCATTCACCCAGACACCTTCCAGGGCCTCACCTCCCTACGTCTCCTACAGCTGGAGGGGAACAGACTGCAGCAGCTACACCCCTCTaccttttccaccttctccatgaTGGGACACTTCCACGTCTCCACCCTCAG GCACCTGTACCTGTCGGAGAACAGGCTGACCTCGCTGCCCCAGAAGCTGCTGGGAGGAATGCCCCAGCTGGAGAACCTATTCCTGCATGGGAACCCCTGGACATGTGACTGCAGGATGAAGTGGTTCGCCGACTGGGACAAAAACTCACCAG GTGTGCTGAAGTGTAAAAAGGACAGGGCCTACCCAGGAGGTCAGCTCTGCTTTATGTGTTACTCCCCAAAGAACTTACGAATGAAAGAAGTCCTGGGCCTGGACACACTGGTCTGCTCCAGCCCCGTTATCACCTCCCCTGATCAACCTACGACCCaagaggacacagagacagaggtcaTGACCCTGGAGGAGTTCAAGGGGTCGTTCGGCAACATTACCCTAGGCCTGACGGACGAGCATGGGAACAAAGTGGATCTGGAGTGCAGCGTCGGAGAGCCCCGCAGGGAGTCGTCTAAGGTCAGCTGGGAGCAGGTCAACCCTCTGCAGCTGGCCTATAATGTGAGTATCTCCGTGGATCTGGAGTGTCCCATCAACAGGGACAATTATGAGAGACTCTGGAGGCTGATCGCCTACTATAGCGACACGCCCGCTCACCTGCAGAGAGAGATCATGCTGACTAAGGAGCCGGTGCCCAGCTACAG GTACAGGCAGGACCTGGAGAGAGACGCATTGTACTACACAGGGGTTAAGGCTAACATGGTAGCTCAACCATCCTGGCTGATGCAGAGCTCTGTAGACCTGCAGTTGAACAGGCCCCAGTCCACTGGGAAGAGCGTCAAGCTGATCCTCAGCACCCACCTCACACAGACCGTGGAGCCTGAGCTGGAGCGCAGACACCGTAGGACATGGGTCATGATAGAGAACACAAACACTACCAGGACGGTGCTGAGTGTTGTAGTGGGCAGCCCTGCTGTAATGGACTGTAACGTGTTGAGCTCAGGAGACACAGTGGTTCGCTGGATGCTGCCAGACGGGACCCAGCTGGAGGCACCGTACAGCAGCCCAGACAACAGGGTGTCAGTGTTGAGCACCGGTAGGTTGGATATTAAAGCTGTAGGACACTCAGACTCAGGGATATATTACTGTATCGCCCAGGTCTCTGACGACCTCAGTGTCCTCCCTTTCCGCCTGACGGTTGAGGAGTCCTCCAGACCTCCCCCTCTTGGAGGGGATGAGATGGCACCTACCCTCGTAGAGGGGTTCACCGGTGTCCCTCTCACTCTAAACTGTGTCGTGTCTGGCTCTCCTGACCCTGAGATTAACTGGATCCTTCCTGACAGCAACATAGTGAGTCACAGAGCCAACTCTTCTAGAGCGCTGGTGTATTCCAACGGAACTCTGAGAGTCCCAGAGAGTCGACTGAcagacagtggatattataagtGTGTGGCCATGAACCAGCATGGTGTGTATTCCCTGGCTACTAAGGTGACTCTCACCAGACAGTTAGGAGCAGAGATACGACCACTGAGGAGAATGAGGCCACAGTCTGCTTCAGGGGTCAACACCAGGGTCAAAGCCCCCATGGAGGACACTGAGGAGGCATCAGGGGATGATGAGGACACACAGGAGGAAGTCCCCTCCTCGCCTTCCTCCtcatctttctcctcctcctcatccccgaGCCGTGTGGAGCTAATGAATCGGAGGAGAGGCCAAAGTTCAAACAGGGGTGGTGGTCATCCGTTTAGAAACACATGGAGGCGACCGGCTGTACCTAGAAAACCAACCACGACAGGGACAAATGATGAAGACAAGAAAAACACAGTGGAGACGAGAAGGAGGATTAACGTGGCAAACAAAAATATAGACCCGGAGAAGTGGGCGGACATTTTGGCCAAAATCCGTGACAAGAACGGACAGGGTAACACTAACATAACACCCAGCTCAACTCACCTCACCACAAAGAAGAAGCAGgagtcaacaacaacagctagcgCTAAGCAGACAGAGTATCCGGACAACATAGAGGGATCAACGGACGACAttcatgaggaagaggaggaggagctatACACACCCACTACTATACCGCATACTCGACACACTACTTACACCACAGACTCAGATGTGGATACAGCCACAAATCATGCACTTTTCACGCAGCCGGTCACAGAGCCTGTCACATCTGTTCCCCCACATCTGCTCAGTAACACTGTCGTGCACACAGAGACGCAAAGcaggcacacagtcacacacacacactcccagaccCTGGGCCAGCAGCATGTGAACGTCTGGACCAGTTCTTCGAACAACGACTCTTCACTAGAAAAACaaagcaccaccaccaccgctttgACTACAGATGTTGACGCGGTTACAGAGTCCGATATCTCACCCACGTCTGAGGATAATCAGGGGGCGAAAGACGCTAACGGACCCAGTGTTGTTAACAGCTTTAATGAAGGAAGTGACACATATTTAGACAGAGCTGAACTTGACCCATCACTCACCACCGCCACAGTTAGAGGGTACTCTGAAtcggaaacagagagagatgaatttTATCACTCTCTCACTGAGACTCAGAGCACAACTGCTAAACTAGACACAGATACTCAGCTAAAGCAGCATACACGGTCTAATATAACCCACCTTCCACTCACCACACCCTCTCCCAGAACCGAGCTCACATCAGCTGTGAATATGAGGAAGGAAACTCCAGGTGAGGTGGCTACTCGACTCAGGAACCAGAACTCCAGGAGAAGGAATGGGGGTGGGGGCAGGAGAAGACGGCCCAATGCGGGCAGAAAGAAGCCAAAGCCTAATAATCCGTTGAGAAGTGATTTTACAACCGCAGCCACACCTAAGGACGCGCTCCCAACAACTACCAAGGCAACCACTGCCACATGGATTAAAATAGAAGCGTTCGACAAGGCCAAAAGCAAGACAGACAGGTTTAATACCGCAGTTCCATCAACGGGCAGCCAAGCAACGTCATCAGGCAGAGTGAGTCACGAAGAGAATACAGTAGACTCTTTATACGAAGACAGGATTGACCCTTCAGTGAAACCTACAACTCGCTCCGAGACAAAGGACACCCTTTCACCACACGCCAAACCACTGTTCAGGAGCACAACAGCCCCACCGGCGTCTCCTACAACCTCTTTAACAGAAACATATAAACAAACAGCCCAGAGCAGCCATCACAGAACAGCCCCAGAAAGTGCCTCTCAGACTCCGAACACTCAGAGCCCAGTCCCAGAGCACTCGGATGTGCACACAACAGCCAGTCAGGGGACATTTACAAGCATCCCCCTTCCTGCAGTTAAACTAACCGAGACAACACAAAGGGGAGGCAGcgttactgtagaccttcaccCTGTTCCAAGTCCTGACAAGTCCCCGGAGAATCGCAACACTCGCCCGGGAGTGCCAGCAGATGGACAGCTCCACACACCAGACTATCGATATACAACAGGTACTACTGAGGTTAAAAAGGCGCCGGTCAAAGAGAGTGACAGCGTGTCTCCATCTATCCGGCATGAAATAACCACACACACCCCGGGTGCCTCAACGAAAGAGTCCTTCCATGAGAAGGCAGAACATGAGAAGGCTCGGGTTAGCACCACggaaaggctggtgacatctgaAAGCTCTTATCGCGGATCTGGTTCCGATAAAACAGCCACTGTTAAGCCCAGAACAACCTTTGATGGGCACTATAACATCAGAGAAAGCACTTCCACCACAGGCAAAGACCAAACACCAGTGGAAAATGTTCCCGTTTCTGTTGCTGCTACTACGACAAAGGATGTTACTCCCACTATGTCACCTGTCACCTCCACATCACTTAGGACATTCATAGTTTTCCCCTCTAGGGTGAGGCCTCAGATCCCTGTACTAAACACTCCATCCACTAGGGTCAGGGCCCAACCTTCATCCAGAACAGTGGAGGTTCCCTCCAACTCCAACCACATCCCAgacagtcacagagagagagtcctCATCTCTCAACCCGACCGGAGAAACAACCCAATCCTCAACAGAGAAGACTCCATCCTAATCACCAGATCTGACCCCAACAGACAACCACCACCAGCCGACTCCCACACCACTACTAAACTAGAGTCAACTGACATCAAGCCTGACCCAGTCATCGGTGTTAAACCAACCACCACAGAACCCAGAACACCCCACAGGACAGTCACAATCACAAACACCCAGATGGTCAAACAGACGACCATTACAACCACTCTCGCTTCCACCACCACAAAGAGCTTTTCTCAGACTTCATCAGTGTCTTCATCGAGGCCTCAGAGTCCGTCCAGTGGGGGCCAGAGGACAGAGACCCGTACCCAGACACAGGGGTTATCAGCTGGGGTGtcgggaggtggtcagagaccctCCGTAGCAGGACCTGTTGTAAGAGGGAAGCCCCGGATCACCAATGTGGATGTGCGGACAGTGACAGTGAATGCAGAGATGGATGCCCAGCTGCCCTGTGTGGCTGTAGGGGAGCCCAAGCCTTTCCTCTCCTGGACGAGAGTCTCCACTG GAGCGACAGTAGCCCAGAACACTCGGGTCCAGAGGTTCGAGGTCCATCCCAACGGCACTTTTATCATCCGTaacagccagccccaggaccgaGGCCAGTACCTCTGTATGGTCCAGAACCAGTATGGCGTGGACAAGATGGTGGTCTCCCTGATGGTCCTGGCCCAGCATCCAAGAGTGCTCCAGCCGCGCTACCGCGATGTTACCGTGTACCACGGGGACGGTATCGATCTGGAGTGCCAGGTACAGGGACATCCTATGCCCCGGGTCACCTGGGTGCTGCCTGACAGGATCCACCTCGCTGCGCCCCCAGCCCCGGGCCCTGCCAATCCAGCCAGTGGCCCCCAGCCCGGCCCACAGTCTGGCCCTAAGCACGTGAACCTCCTCAGTAACGGTACTCTTCGGATAACCCAGGCCagccacacagacagagggaTCTATAAATGTATCGGCAGCAGCGTGGTGGGAGCCGATACAGTCTCTGTCCGTCTCCATGTGGCAGCCTTGCCTCCAGTCATCCAACAACCTCGCTATGAGAACATGTCCCTCCCCGAGGGCAGCACGGCCTACATCCACTGCACCGCCAAAGGAGCCCCTACGCCCATCATGCGCTGGACCACGCCCGACGGAGTCCAGCTCCTCACCTCGCAGTTCGTTAACGGACGGAATTTCTTTGTCTTCCCCAACGGGACCCTGTACGTCCGTGGGCTAGGCCAAGGTGATGCAGGGAGATATGAGTGTGTGGCCAGTAATGCGGTAGGAGCCTCCAGGAGAACCAGCATTCTGACAGTACTGAGACTCCCATCCTCCACCAAGGCCAGGATTACCTCCTCGTCTCCCCAGAGGTCTGACGTGGTCTACGGGGAGCTGCTGAGGCTTGACTGCATTGCTACAGGAAAACCAGAGCCCAGGATCGTCTGGAGGACCCCCTCTAAGAAATTAGTGGATTCCCAGTACAG CTTCGACCCCAGGATAAAGGTGTTCACCAACGGTTCTCTGGCCATCCAGGCCATGACAGAGAAAGATGATGGGGACTACCTGTGTGTGGCCCGAAACAAGATGGGGGACGACTACATGCTTCTGAGGGTTAACGTGCTGACCAAGCCGGCCAAGATTGAGCAGAAGCAGCTGCTGGCGAGTCAGAAG GTGATGTATGGAGGAGACCTGAAGGTGGACTGTGTAGCGTCTGGCCTCCCCAACCCTGAGATCCGCTGGGCTCTGCCGGACGGAACCATGATCAACACACTGAAACAGACGGATAGTAGGGTTAGAGGTGGGCGCACCCGCAG ATACGTGGTGTTCGACAACGGGACGTTGTACGCCAACGACGTGGggatgagagaggaaggagaCTACACCTGCTACGCTGAGAACCAGATAGGGAAGGATGAGATGAAGGTTCACGTCAAGGTGGTGGCGGACCCTCCGATCATCAGAGAGAAAACTCAAAGCCCGAGAGTCATCAGGGTTCTTTATGGGGAGACCGTGTCTCTGAAGTGCAGCGCCAAGGGAGAGCCGACCCCAGTCATCACGTGGCTATCCCCCACCCACCAGGCCATTGCCTCCTCCCCCACTAAGTACCAGGTCCATAATGATGGCACATTAGTGGTCAAGAAGGCACAACGCTTTGATGCTGGTAACTACACCTGCACAGCTAGGAACAGTGCCGGCCAGGACCGCAAAGTCACCAAGGTGGAAGTCCTTGTGACGGCGCCGACCATCAATGGACTGAGAGGTATGGTCAACACTATCAGAGTGACGGCTATAAGGGACCAGCGCACCATGCTGGCCTGCGAGGCCATGGGGACACCCATCCCCCGGGTCATGTGGGTGTTACCGGAGAACGTCATCCTCCCGGTGCCATACTACGGCAGCAGAATAACGGTGCATCGTAACGGTACATTGGATATACGTTCGCCGAAGGGGACCGACTCTGCTCAGCTGGCCTGCATCGCTCGCAACGAGGGCGGGGAGGCCAGGCTGATGGTCCACCTGGAGgttagagagatggtagagaggccaCAGCTCAGAGGACCCAAAACAGAGAGCCTCTCTCTAACGATAGGCAGTACCATGACCCTGAACTGCTCCTTTCAAGGAGGCCCAGCACCCCCAACGGTAACCTGGATCCTCCCAAATGGTTCCCCCCTCATGAGGGGTGCCCAGTTCTCCAAGTTCTTCCACCGACCTGACGGCTCCTTGGTCATCACTAACCCCTCTGTCTCTGAGAGTGGTATGTACCGCTGCCTGGCGAGGAATGTAGCCGGGCTAGTGGAACGTACTATTACTTTAGCCCCGGAAAGGAAACCAGAGATCAATAACCGCTACCACTCCCCCATCAGTATTATGAATGGGGAGAGCCTCCAACTCCACTGTCTCTCTACGGGGGACCCCCTCCGGCTGACGTGGACCCTGCCCAGTGGGGTGGTCCTGGGGCGGCCACAGAGAGCCGGTCGCTACGCCGTACTGGCCAATGGGACGCTCGCCATCCAGCAGGCGTCCGTCTACGACCGCGGCTCCTATGTCTGCCGAGTGGCTAACGAGTACGGCAGCGCCCTGCTCTCCGTACCCGTCATTGTCATCGCGTACCTACCTCGCATCACCAATGGCCCGCCTCCCGTGATGTACGCTCGTCACGGCGTGGCGGTCCAGCTGAACTGTGTTGCCACGGGGATCCCCCGAGCTGAGATTGCCTGGGAGACGCCGGATAGGACGCGGCTAGCGGTCAGTGCCCAGCCACGCCTCTTTGGCAACAAGTACCTCCACCCACAAGGCTCTCTCATCATCCAGAACCCCACACAGAGAGACCAGGGCTTCTACAAATGCACCGCCAGGAACGTGATAGGGGTCGATACTAAAGCCACCTATCTACATGTGTTCTGA